Proteins from a genomic interval of Trifolium pratense cultivar HEN17-A07 linkage group LG6, ARS_RC_1.1, whole genome shotgun sequence:
- the LOC123893046 gene encoding F-box/LRR-repeat protein At4g14103-like, producing MSEAKLSDLPNCILIHILSFLNTKDAVRTCILSKRWEHIWKYIPTLILHYSDFSTLKSFDKFMYRVLSLRDDSVLPHTIDFDRSGGIKSGLLKKVAHYVLSHNVKLLRLRIDVKGDICDILPCISSCQTLTSLKLSVSPKGRYNYGRTLFPKSLNLTALAFLHLGNFAFCAGDDGLVEPFSAFNSLNSLIIDNCTVKDAQILCISSEKLVSLTMRNHSFDVYQIELSAPSLCTFSFMGTPYQKFRGNSLSSVEQVNIDADMLAYYLEPPLVLLSWLSDLPNIKSLTVSASTLQVLSFVPDILKDKLLSASLMRSLKSLKVKLKPLSCGLSMASKITNFDKELKTGFKPSSLIPDGILDLLLKNSPSADVDILECSRIDDSFDHLAPFSSSLFPEFLQPSSNEHVMADLERRLQHLKQVKLQLKLYIHLATNEKIILEREELIALKEYEIMFLKTIAVLERQMRQMRDIEAL from the exons ATGAGTGAAGCAAAATTGAGTGATTTGCCTAATTGCATTCTCATTCACATTTTGTCATTTTTGAATACTAAAGACGCTGTTCGAACTTGCATTTTGTCCAAAAGATGGGAGCATATTTGGAAATATATTCCCACCCTTATATTGCATTACTCAGATTTTTCTACTTTGAAGAGTTTTGACAAATTCATGTATAGGGTTTTGTCTCTTCGTGATGACTCAGTTTTGCCGCACACAATTGATTTTGATCGTAGTGGTGGCATTAAGTCCGGCTTACTTAAAAAGGTTGCACATTATGTTTTATCCCACAATGTCAAGCTCCTTCGATTAAGAATTGATGTCAAAGGTGATATTTGTGACATTCTGCCTTGCATTTCTTCATGTCAGACTTTAACGTCACTTAAGCTATCAGTTTCACCTAAAGGTCGTTATAATTACGGGAGAACATTGTTTCCTAAATCACTGAATTTAACAGCGTTGGCCTTCTTGCATCTAGGAAATTTTGCCTTTTGTGCTGGTGACGATGGCCTAGTTGAGCCCTTTTCAGCCTTTAACAGCTTGAATAGTTTGATCATTGATAATTGCACGGTGAAGGATGCACAGATCCTGTGCATATCAAGTGAGAAGCTAGTTAGTTTAACTATGCGTAATCATTCTTTTGATGTTTACCAAATCGAGCTATCTGCTCCAAGTCTTTGTACATTTTCTTTTATGGGTACTCCTTATCAGAAGTTCCGTGGAAATAGTCTTTCTTCTGTTGAACAAGTAAACATTGATGCGGACATGTTGGCATATTACTTGGAGCCTCCTTTGGTTCTACTCAGTTGGCTGTCTGATCTTcctaatataaaatcattgacgGTCTCTGCAAGTACGCTGCAG GTTCTCTCCTTTGTTCCTGATATTTTGAAGGATAAGCTATTATCAGCATCCCTAATGCGTAGCTTGAAGTCACTGAAAGTAAAGCTGAAGCCACTTTCATGTGGATTATCCATGGCATCGAAAATTACCAACTTTGATAAAGAATTAAAAACAGGATTCAAACCATCTTCACTCATACCTGATGGAATACTGGACCTTTTGCTCAAGAACTCGCCATCGGCAGATGTTGACATCCTAGAATGCTCGAG GATTGACGACTCCTTCGACCATCTAGCTCCGTTCTCATCTTCCCTTTTTCCTGAATTCCTTCAGCCTTCTTCTAATGAG CATGTCATGGCTGACCTGGAACGGCGGTTACAACACCTAAAGCAAGTGAAACTGCAGTTAAAACTATATATTCATCTAGCGACTAATGAGAAGATAATTTTGGAGAGGGAGGAGTTAATAGCCCTCAAAGAGTACGAGATAATGTTCTTAAAGACCATTGCTGTCTTAGAGAGACAGATGCGACAGATGCGCGATATTGAAGCTCTTTGA
- the LOC123890515 gene encoding F-box/LRR-repeat protein At4g14103-like isoform X1 produces MSEDKLSDLPNCILIHILSFLNTKDAVQTCILSKRWKCIWKYIPTLTLHYSKFSTLKSFDQFVSRVLSLRDNSILPHTFGFDRNGSINSSLLKKVANYVLSHNAKLLQLGIDVKGDIRDILPCISSCQTLTSLKLSVSPKGRYNYGRTLFPKSLNLTALTCLHLGNFAFCAGDDGRIEPFSAFNRLNSLIIDNCTVKDAQILCISSEKLVSLTMRNHSFDVYQIELSAPSLCAFSFMGIPYQKFHGSSLSSVEQVNIDAEMLANYSEPPLVLLSWLSDLPNIKSLTVSASTLQVLSFVPDILKDKLLSASLMRSLKSLKVKLKPLSYGLSLALKIVNLEKELKARFEPSSLIPDGILDLLLRNSPSADVDIVECSRIDDSFDHLAPFSSSLFFQFLQPSSNERVEDFLERQIQHLKGVNLQIQKYTDLVTNEVIIWEREDLITLKEYQIMFLKISDVIERLVRELEAL; encoded by the exons ATGAGTGAAGACAAATTGAGTGATTTGCCTAATTGCATTCTCATTCACATTTTGTCATTTTTGAACACTAAAGACGCCGTTCAAACTTGCATTTTGTCCAAAAGATGGAAGTGTATTTGGAAATATATTCCCACCCTTACATTGCATTACTCAAAGTTTTCTACTTTGAAGAGTTTTGACCAATTCGTGTCTAGGGTTTTGTCTCTTCGTGATAATTCAATTTTACCACACACATTTGGTTTTGATCGTAATGGTAGTATTAATTCCAGCTTacttaaaaaggttgcaaattATGTTTTATCCCACAATGCCAAGCTCCTTCAATTAGGAATTGATGTCAAAGGTGATATTCGTGACATTCTGCCTTGCATTTCTTCATGTCAGACTTTAACGTCACTTAAGCTATCAGTTTCACCTAAAGGTCGTTATAATTACGGGAGAACGTTGTTTCCTAAATCACTGAATTTAACAGCATTGACCTGCTTGCATCTAGGAAATTTTGCATTTTGTGCTGGTGACGATGGTCGAATTGAGCCCTTTTCAGCCTTTAACAGGTTGAATAGTTTGATCATTGATAATTGCACGGTGAAGGATGCACAGATCCTGTGCATATCAAGTGAGAAGCTAGTTAGTTTAACTATGCGTAATCATTCTTTCGACGTTTACCAAATCGAGCTATCTGCTCCAAGTCTTTGTGCATTTTCTTTTATGGGTATTCCTTATCAGAAGTTCCATGGAAGTAGTCTTTCTTCTGTTGAACAAGTAAACATTGATGCGGAAATGTTGGCAAATTACTCGGAGCCTCCTTTGGTTCTACTCAGCTGGCTGTCTGATCTTcctaatataaaatcattgacgGTCTCTGCAAGTACTCTTCAG GTTCTCTCCTTTGTTCCTGATATTTTGAAGGATAAGCTATTATCAGCATCCCTTATGCGTAGCTTGAAGTCACTGAAAGTAAAGCTGAAACCACTTTCATATGGATTATCCTTGGCATTGAAAATTGTTAACTtagaaaaagaattaaaagcaagaTTCGAACCATCTTCACTAATACCTGATGGAATATTGGACCTTTTGCTCAGGAACTCGCCGTCGGCAGATGTTGACATCGTAGAATGCTCGAG GATTGACGACTCCTTCGACCATCTAGCTCCGTTCTCATCTTCGCTTTTTTTTCAATTCCTTCAGCCTTCTTCTAATGAG CGTGTTGAGGATTTCCTGGAACGGCAGATACAACACCTTAAGGGAGTGAATCTGCAGATACAAAAATATACTGATCTAGTGACTAATGAGGTGATAATTTGGGAGAGGGAGGATTTAATAACCCTCAAAGAGTATCAGATAATGTTCTTAAAGATCAGTGATGTCATAGAGCGACTGGTGCGTGAACTTGAAGCTCTTTGA
- the LOC123890515 gene encoding F-box/LRR-repeat protein At4g14103-like isoform X2: MSEDKLSDLPNCILIHILSFLNTKDAVQTCILSKRWKCIWKYIPTLTLHYSKFSTLKSFDQFVSRVLSLRDNSILPHTFGFDRNGSINSSLLKKVANYVLSHNAKLLQLGIDVKGDIRDILPCISSCQTLTSLKLSVSPKGRYNYGRTLFPKSLNLTALTCLHLGNFAFCAGDDGRIEPFSAFNRLNSLIIDNCTVKDAQILCISSEKLVSLTMRNHSFDVYQIELSAPSLCAFSFMGIPYQKFHGSSLSSVEQVNIDAEMLANYSEPPLVLLSWLSDLPNIKSLTVSASTLQVLSFVPDILKDKLLSASLMRSLKSLKVKLKPLSYGLSLALKIVNLEKELKARFEPSSLIPDGILDLLLRNSPSADVDIVECSRIDGSFDHLAPFSSLLFPEFLQQSSDEHVVHDLQRRIQHLKQAKLQINKYIDLAIKEKIIWKWEEVLALKDHEMMFLKTIDVIERQMREIEPL; the protein is encoded by the exons ATGAGTGAAGACAAATTGAGTGATTTGCCTAATTGCATTCTCATTCACATTTTGTCATTTTTGAACACTAAAGACGCCGTTCAAACTTGCATTTTGTCCAAAAGATGGAAGTGTATTTGGAAATATATTCCCACCCTTACATTGCATTACTCAAAGTTTTCTACTTTGAAGAGTTTTGACCAATTCGTGTCTAGGGTTTTGTCTCTTCGTGATAATTCAATTTTACCACACACATTTGGTTTTGATCGTAATGGTAGTATTAATTCCAGCTTacttaaaaaggttgcaaattATGTTTTATCCCACAATGCCAAGCTCCTTCAATTAGGAATTGATGTCAAAGGTGATATTCGTGACATTCTGCCTTGCATTTCTTCATGTCAGACTTTAACGTCACTTAAGCTATCAGTTTCACCTAAAGGTCGTTATAATTACGGGAGAACGTTGTTTCCTAAATCACTGAATTTAACAGCATTGACCTGCTTGCATCTAGGAAATTTTGCATTTTGTGCTGGTGACGATGGTCGAATTGAGCCCTTTTCAGCCTTTAACAGGTTGAATAGTTTGATCATTGATAATTGCACGGTGAAGGATGCACAGATCCTGTGCATATCAAGTGAGAAGCTAGTTAGTTTAACTATGCGTAATCATTCTTTCGACGTTTACCAAATCGAGCTATCTGCTCCAAGTCTTTGTGCATTTTCTTTTATGGGTATTCCTTATCAGAAGTTCCATGGAAGTAGTCTTTCTTCTGTTGAACAAGTAAACATTGATGCGGAAATGTTGGCAAATTACTCGGAGCCTCCTTTGGTTCTACTCAGCTGGCTGTCTGATCTTcctaatataaaatcattgacgGTCTCTGCAAGTACTCTTCAG GTTCTCTCCTTTGTTCCTGATATTTTGAAGGATAAGCTATTATCAGCATCCCTTATGCGTAGCTTGAAGTCACTGAAAGTAAAGCTGAAACCACTTTCATATGGATTATCCTTGGCATTGAAAATTGTTAACTtagaaaaagaattaaaagcaagaTTCGAACCATCTTCACTAATACCTGATGGAATATTGGACCTTTTGCTCAGGAACTCGCCGTCGGCAGATGTTGACATCGTAGAATGCTCGAG GATTGACGGCTCCTTCGACCATCTAGCTCCGTTCTCATCTTTGCTTTTTCCTGAATTCCTTCAGCAGTCTTCTGATGAG CATGTTGTGCATGACCTGCAACGGCGGATACAACACCTAAAGCAAGCGAAACTGCAGATAAACAAATATATTGATCTAGCGATTAAGGAGAAGATAATTTGGAAGTGGGAGGAGGTACTAGCCCTCAAAGATCATGAGATGATGTTCTTAAAGACCATTGATGTCATAGAGCGACAGATGCGCGAAATTGAACCTCTTTGA